TGCAGGTCACCGGTGAAGCTTTGAAAGGTCCGCACGGGTTCCTCGTCGCGGTCATTCGGCACGGCAACAACGTGAAATTGCGAGCCGACATCGATACCCGCTGCGTTGAGATTGATAGTGGAAAACCGCCTCTTTCGGCTACGTCTGTTCTTTGTCGATTGCCCCATGGCGAAACTCCCGTGGTCCGATTGATCCCGAGAGCAGGGACGGCGGAATCGATCACTTTCCTAACCGGGATCGCCCGAAGGCGTCACCACACGCAG
The nucleotide sequence above comes from Gammaproteobacteria bacterium. Encoded proteins:
- a CDS encoding IS110 family transposase is translated as MGQSTKNRRSRKRRFSTINLNAAGIDVGSQFHVVAVPNDRDEEPVRTFQSFTGDL